The proteins below come from a single Edaphobacter acidisoli genomic window:
- a CDS encoding VWA domain-containing protein, with the protein MMTHSNRTPSKLLLLLSALLFALPAVPAQTDAQQSSGASTQQNGTQNGTQQQPQDQAEPGPTTDNGGIIVRKKSTDNTPPPPPAPAEPKVKNPDNATYSLRVDVPVVRLDVNVILDKTHQFVPGLKPGNFLILEDGVPQTITSVRTTQAPITAVMLLEFAANSYYYIYDMQNAAYTFFQTLKPDDYVAVMTYDLKTHILTDFTNNKDIIAQALQSLVIPTFSDTDMFDALYETLDRLSRVPGRKYVILIGTGRDTFSKLTLDKMLAKIKATPNVTIFTIGTGAWLNEMYGGQGGMMSSMRDLNYLQAQNQLKTFAAMTGGLSFSPVFQGELPDIFNQINASIRNQYVLTYRPTNTADNGAYRHVKVLLVDNEGHPLRMQDEKGKPQKYSIITRDGYYAKLPVE; encoded by the coding sequence ATGATGACCCACTCCAACCGCACGCCCTCGAAGCTGCTCCTCCTTCTCAGCGCCCTTTTATTCGCGCTTCCCGCTGTTCCGGCCCAGACCGACGCGCAGCAATCGAGCGGCGCGTCCACCCAACAAAACGGCACGCAAAACGGAACCCAGCAGCAGCCACAGGACCAGGCCGAACCAGGCCCGACGACCGACAATGGCGGTATCATCGTCCGCAAAAAGTCCACCGACAACACGCCGCCACCCCCGCCCGCGCCCGCCGAGCCCAAGGTCAAAAACCCCGACAACGCCACCTATTCACTCCGCGTCGACGTCCCCGTCGTCCGTCTCGACGTCAACGTCATCCTCGACAAGACCCACCAGTTCGTCCCCGGCCTCAAGCCCGGCAACTTCCTCATCCTCGAAGACGGCGTCCCCCAGACCATCACCAGCGTCCGCACCACCCAGGCCCCCATCACCGCCGTCATGCTGCTCGAGTTCGCCGCCAACAGCTACTACTACATCTACGACATGCAGAACGCGGCCTACACCTTCTTCCAGACCCTCAAGCCCGACGACTACGTCGCCGTCATGACCTACGACCTCAAGACCCACATCCTCACCGACTTCACCAACAACAAGGACATCATCGCCCAGGCGCTCCAGTCCCTCGTCATCCCCACCTTCTCCGACACCGACATGTTCGACGCCCTCTACGAGACCCTCGACCGTCTCAGCCGCGTCCCCGGCCGCAAATACGTCATCCTCATCGGCACCGGCCGCGACACCTTCTCCAAGCTCACGCTCGACAAGATGCTCGCCAAGATCAAAGCCACACCCAACGTCACCATCTTCACCATCGGCACCGGCGCCTGGCTCAACGAGATGTACGGCGGCCAGGGCGGCATGATGAGCAGCATGCGCGACCTCAACTACCTCCAGGCCCAGAACCAGCTCAAAACCTTCGCCGCCATGACCGGCGGCCTCAGCTTCAGCCCCGTCTTCCAGGGCGAGCTACCCGACATCTTCAACCAGATCAACGCCTCCATCCGCAACCAGTACGTCCTCACCTACCGGCCCACCAACACAGCCGACAACGGGGCCTACCGCCACGTCAAAGTCCTCTTAGTCGACAACGAAGGCCACCCCCTCCGTATGCAGGACGAAAAAGGCAAGCCGCAGAAGTACTCCATCATCACCCGCGATGGCTACTACGCCAAACTCCCCGTCGAGTAG
- a CDS encoding DUF2277 domain-containing protein — MCRNIKMLFNFDPPVTPDEVQAASLQFVRKITGFNKPSRANEAAFTAAISAIAGISTELLLSLETNAPPRNREEEAAKAKARNAERFPV, encoded by the coding sequence ATGTGCAGAAACATCAAAATGCTCTTCAACTTCGATCCGCCCGTCACCCCAGACGAAGTGCAAGCGGCCTCGCTCCAGTTCGTCCGAAAGATCACCGGCTTTAACAAGCCATCCAGGGCGAACGAAGCGGCGTTCACGGCTGCGATCAGCGCCATCGCCGGCATCTCGACCGAGCTTCTCCTCTCGCTCGAAACCAACGCGCCCCCAAGGAACCGGGAAGAAGAGGCAGCCAAAGCCAAAGCACGAAACGCCGAAAGATTCCCCGTGTGA
- a CDS encoding serine hydrolase domain-containing protein, translating into MPSTRREFLKDSAALSMLAASPSIAFSTNETTPLQSQTSKTAQALGLPGFVAGVVRDGKLDTVQAEGYADLEQRTPMQRDHIFYVASLTKTFTAVMMMQYVQEKKISLDDYLLNYPFLTVGLSPDRLFDPNVRLKHPLSHTSEGIPGENFIYNGNRYNFVYGVFEKMSGNTHHYDAVAQEFSKRIAGPLTLTSTLSGYPVDHTDPRIPRIVKTYFLNKEHPKPTLDTSAPSGTTHYPATGLLTSVDDLAKYMIALDENTLITRESYSVMTQPFALNDGRKSPYGLGWSTQSIGGQPIHSAYGYGDSYSALLVRVPNRKTSFILLTNCDAASAPFFLGYGNLLTSPFAVNFLREALPGVLHETDEIYAQAFLQHYSATVAGANPDQSRHLLNQLRTEAPERFEKSDRSLIYLLSEISDPSFDPETEKLVRAYDASGDFHPEVELAIASFYKRTGAEEKYLARLHRIADRPGYGEQSSTQEACIQLGTALLKKGQQEGRKYLWMAVQYERFSGANTASLDKLVSKMSP; encoded by the coding sequence GTGCCTTCGACTCGCAGAGAGTTCCTCAAAGATTCTGCCGCGCTATCCATGCTGGCTGCCTCCCCGTCGATTGCCTTCAGCACGAACGAGACCACCCCCTTGCAGTCTCAGACGAGCAAGACGGCCCAGGCCCTTGGCTTGCCCGGATTTGTCGCCGGCGTTGTCAGGGATGGCAAACTCGACACGGTGCAGGCCGAGGGCTACGCTGACCTCGAACAGCGAACGCCGATGCAACGCGACCACATCTTCTATGTGGCATCCCTCACAAAAACCTTCACCGCCGTCATGATGATGCAGTACGTCCAGGAGAAGAAGATCTCCCTGGATGACTATCTCCTCAACTACCCATTCCTCACCGTTGGCCTCTCACCCGATCGCCTGTTCGATCCCAACGTTCGATTGAAGCATCCCCTCAGCCACACCTCAGAGGGAATCCCCGGCGAAAACTTTATCTACAACGGAAACAGATACAACTTCGTCTACGGCGTCTTCGAGAAGATGAGCGGCAACACGCATCACTACGACGCCGTCGCTCAGGAGTTCAGCAAACGGATCGCTGGTCCTCTCACCCTCACGTCAACCCTGTCGGGTTATCCCGTCGATCACACCGACCCACGCATTCCGCGGATCGTCAAAACGTACTTTCTCAATAAGGAACACCCGAAGCCCACGCTCGATACATCCGCCCCCTCCGGCACCACGCACTACCCTGCGACAGGCCTGCTTACATCCGTCGATGACCTTGCGAAATACATGATCGCGCTCGATGAAAACACGCTCATCACGCGTGAGAGCTACTCGGTCATGACACAGCCGTTTGCGCTGAATGACGGACGGAAGAGCCCCTATGGACTCGGTTGGAGCACGCAGAGCATCGGCGGACAACCCATACACTCCGCCTACGGATACGGAGATTCTTATTCCGCGCTTCTCGTCCGCGTCCCCAACAGGAAGACATCCTTCATCCTGCTCACCAACTGCGACGCTGCGTCGGCCCCGTTCTTTCTTGGCTATGGCAACCTCCTGACCTCTCCCTTCGCCGTCAACTTTCTGCGCGAGGCGCTCCCGGGCGTCCTGCATGAAACAGATGAGATCTACGCACAGGCTTTTCTCCAGCACTACAGCGCGACCGTTGCAGGCGCCAATCCAGACCAATCACGCCATCTGCTCAACCAGCTCAGGACCGAAGCCCCGGAACGGTTTGAGAAGAGTGATCGAAGCCTGATCTATCTCTTGTCTGAGATCTCCGATCCATCCTTCGATCCAGAGACGGAGAAACTCGTGCGTGCCTACGACGCATCGGGAGACTTTCATCCGGAAGTCGAACTCGCGATCGCCAGCTTTTACAAAAGAACCGGCGCCGAAGAGAAATATCTCGCGCGGCTTCACCGGATTGCCGACCGGCCTGGCTATGGCGAACAGTCATCGACCCAAGAAGCGTGCATTCAGCTGGGAACGGCCCTCTTGAAAAAAGGACAGCAAGAAGGCCGGAAATATCTTTGGATGGCGGTTCAATACGAGCGGTTTTCAGGAGCAAACACAGCATCCCTGGATAAGCTCGTCTCGAAGATGAGTCCGTGA
- the arr gene encoding NAD(+)--rifampin ADP-ribosyltransferase has protein sequence MSATDSRFRQQFFHGTRADLQHGDLIRAGYASNYGEGKILSWVYCTGTLDAAIWGAELAVGDGPERIYVVEPTGSIVDDPNLTDKKFPGNPTLSYRSRDPLRVVGEVTKWQGHTDEQLRQMRGGLERLKTERAEIID, from the coding sequence ATGTCGGCAACGGATAGCAGGTTTCGTCAGCAGTTCTTTCATGGAACTCGTGCGGACCTTCAGCACGGCGATCTGATAAGAGCTGGATACGCATCGAACTACGGTGAAGGAAAGATTTTGTCGTGGGTATATTGCACCGGGACTCTGGACGCTGCCATTTGGGGCGCTGAACTTGCCGTTGGAGATGGGCCGGAGAGAATATACGTCGTCGAACCCACGGGATCGATCGTCGATGACCCGAACCTGACGGACAAGAAATTCCCAGGTAACCCTACCCTGTCGTATCGGTCCCGCGATCCGCTTCGCGTGGTTGGAGAGGTCACGAAGTGGCAAGGGCATACGGACGAGCAGCTTCGACAAATGAGGGGAGGTCTTGAACGTCTCAAGACGGAACGTGCCGAGATCATTGACTAA
- a CDS encoding redoxin domain-containing protein, whose product MLHSMNIRLTLRGCLVVVVALLLGSLLGPATLWALPAKGARAPSLDSVKLLQAPSGARAEWASLRGKVVVLEFWATWCSPCVASLPHLNQMVASLDPAKFQFISIDDEDPKAVERFLTRKKTSGWVGTDTSGRVFARYGITSRPTTVIVDGSGKVVAVTEIDAVSTADLEAVARGKHVAFKAVSAITEVRVPASAIARGPLFAVSVSKASPHATMSVVNHPPTGTDVLGETADGLMTDVFNAFGKRYVLKDTLPEGRYDLRVSAAGVPQGVVDAVVQQAVLAALHLQIEPKTVTKRVYILRATDASKRLLSPSASTHAVKRGYWHGIYILMNGTMDDLAYVLATGLENPVVNQTGIDGTYDARFKVSGDDVDSLNAVLGKTLGLELVPGGEEMPITVLEVERAPTKTTP is encoded by the coding sequence ATGCTACATAGCATGAACATTCGTCTGACTTTGCGCGGTTGTCTGGTCGTTGTTGTTGCCTTACTGCTCGGGTCTCTGCTCGGACCGGCGACGTTATGGGCACTTCCTGCGAAGGGTGCTCGTGCTCCTTCTTTGGATTCGGTGAAGCTGTTGCAGGCCCCTTCCGGGGCAAGAGCAGAATGGGCGAGTCTGAGGGGGAAGGTCGTGGTGCTGGAGTTCTGGGCTACGTGGTGTTCGCCTTGCGTGGCGAGTCTTCCGCATCTGAACCAGATGGTGGCGTCGCTCGATCCGGCGAAGTTCCAGTTCATCTCGATTGATGACGAGGACCCGAAGGCCGTCGAGAGATTTCTGACCAGAAAGAAGACCTCCGGCTGGGTCGGTACCGATACGTCGGGCCGCGTGTTCGCGCGGTATGGAATCACGTCGCGGCCTACGACCGTGATTGTCGATGGGAGCGGGAAGGTTGTTGCGGTAACGGAGATCGATGCGGTGAGCACTGCCGATCTCGAAGCAGTCGCACGAGGAAAGCATGTGGCATTCAAAGCGGTGTCTGCGATCACGGAGGTGAGGGTTCCAGCCAGCGCGATTGCCAGGGGCCCTTTGTTTGCCGTGTCGGTCAGCAAGGCTTCGCCCCATGCAACGATGTCTGTGGTGAATCATCCGCCGACCGGGACGGATGTTCTTGGAGAGACTGCCGATGGACTGATGACGGATGTGTTCAATGCTTTTGGGAAGCGGTATGTCTTGAAGGACACGCTGCCGGAAGGACGCTACGATCTCCGCGTGAGTGCTGCCGGCGTGCCCCAGGGTGTGGTCGATGCGGTCGTCCAGCAGGCTGTTCTGGCCGCTTTGCATTTGCAGATAGAGCCAAAGACAGTCACCAAGCGCGTGTATATTCTTCGGGCTACGGATGCGAGTAAGAGGTTGTTGAGTCCTTCGGCCTCGACCCACGCGGTGAAGCGAGGTTACTGGCATGGCATATATATCCTGATGAACGGGACGATGGACGATCTGGCGTATGTGTTGGCGACCGGGTTGGAGAACCCGGTGGTGAATCAGACAGGGATCGATGGCACGTATGATGCGCGATTCAAAGTCTCCGGTGACGACGTTGACAGCTTGAATGCCGTACTCGGAAAGACTCTCGGGTTGGAGCTTGTTCCCGGCGGCGAGGAGATGCCCATCACTGTGCTTGAAGTGGAGCGCGCGCCGACGAAGACAACACCTTGA
- a CDS encoding ABC transporter substrate-binding protein, with translation MAATRIASLQPSITLTLQALGRLDRLVACTRYCLEALPELAARNLPILHDSWSADTAEILAAHPDLVVASVPYRLESLAAILKTGIPVLALTPHTLADIYKDINLLAGIVEAEDEGRVLVARMREAIDLTRQRSAPRRRTPLVYCEEWGKPLIHSQHWVAELVEAAGGRFLGEPGAHTTPEAVAEANPDVLLFAWCGAGDRVPLDRVVAQRNWFDLPAVRHARVYCIPDEYLNTPAHTLLEGLHSIAAAIHPEIFPSHPRLIQLTGAAESSDQDLVQSSVSSVG, from the coding sequence ATGGCCGCAACCCGCATCGCCTCACTCCAGCCCTCCATCACCCTCACCCTCCAGGCCCTCGGCCGCCTCGACCGCCTCGTCGCCTGCACCCGCTACTGCCTCGAAGCCCTCCCCGAACTCGCCGCCCGCAACCTACCCATCCTCCACGACTCCTGGTCGGCCGACACCGCCGAGATCCTCGCCGCCCACCCCGATCTGGTCGTCGCCAGCGTCCCCTATCGCCTGGAGTCCCTGGCCGCCATCCTCAAAACCGGTATCCCTGTCCTCGCACTCACCCCGCACACCCTCGCCGACATCTACAAAGACATCAACCTCCTCGCGGGGATCGTCGAAGCAGAAGATGAGGGAAGAGTCCTCGTCGCCCGCATGCGCGAGGCCATCGACCTCACCCGTCAGCGAAGCGCCCCCCGCAGAAGGACCCCACTGGTCTATTGCGAGGAGTGGGGCAAGCCGCTCATCCACTCCCAGCACTGGGTGGCCGAGCTTGTCGAAGCCGCCGGAGGTCGCTTCCTCGGAGAACCCGGCGCCCATACCACCCCGGAGGCCGTCGCCGAAGCCAATCCCGACGTCCTCCTCTTCGCCTGGTGCGGCGCTGGAGACCGCGTCCCGCTCGACCGGGTCGTGGCACAGCGCAACTGGTTCGATCTCCCCGCCGTCCGCCACGCCCGCGTCTACTGCATCCCCGACGAGTACCTCAACACGCCAGCCCACACCCTGCTCGAAGGCCTGCACTCCATTGCCGCCGCCATTCACCCGGAGATATTTCCATCCCATCCCCGCCTGATCCAGCTCACCGGGGCCGCGGAATCGTCAGATCAAGATCTTGTCCAGTCATCTGTTTCGTCAGTAGGATGA
- a CDS encoding DinB family protein — translation MDNAIAQTYLEVSGRRLDVMADYVKTCVGKLTDAQVWERHGAHENSVGNLLLHLSGNARQWVISGVGGVVDTRTREKEFSADGGLSRDELLRIFTETMGEVRGVITAVPAERLTEVIHPQGRTVTVLEAIFVVVTHVHQHTGQIILLTKQMTGQDLDLTIPRPR, via the coding sequence ATGGATAACGCAATTGCTCAAACTTATCTCGAAGTCTCGGGCCGCAGGCTCGATGTAATGGCCGACTATGTGAAGACCTGCGTTGGGAAGTTAACCGATGCTCAGGTGTGGGAGCGGCATGGAGCGCACGAGAATTCCGTTGGCAACCTACTGCTGCACCTGAGTGGGAATGCTCGGCAGTGGGTTATCAGCGGGGTGGGCGGTGTGGTGGACACGCGGACTCGGGAGAAGGAGTTCAGTGCGGATGGCGGGTTGAGCCGGGATGAGCTTCTGAGAATCTTCACCGAAACGATGGGCGAGGTGCGTGGAGTGATTACGGCGGTACCGGCGGAGCGGTTGACGGAGGTCATCCACCCGCAGGGGCGGACTGTCACGGTGCTGGAGGCGATCTTTGTGGTAGTGACGCATGTGCATCAGCACACCGGGCAGATCATCCTACTGACGAAACAGATGACTGGACAAGATCTTGATCTGACGATTCCGCGGCCCCGGTGA